A portion of the Streptomyces platensis genome contains these proteins:
- the sigJ gene encoding RNA polymerase sigma factor SigJ: MGDGHGPGRSEQEEALGAGWERHRPAVFGVAYRLLGSVADAEDVTQDVWLRAAGADLRDIGDLRAWLVTVAARRSYDILKSARFRRESYVGPWLPEPLLTGPDASQPVLVDESVSSAMLLIMEELSPPERVAFVLHDVFGLEFGKIAEVLDVSVPGARQLASRARRRVAKAKQSMPQASKAERERVLAVFRAAYEAGDLAGLVRLLHPDAVFVTDGGGKAFAARKLIHGGERVAEVMVRVGRRWRPDRIAFAEVGGELALVSYREGRVQSVDTVQITDGLITTYRRVINPDKLVRV; the protein is encoded by the coding sequence ATGGGTGATGGGCACGGGCCCGGACGGTCTGAGCAGGAGGAGGCGCTCGGAGCCGGATGGGAGAGGCACCGGCCTGCGGTTTTCGGCGTGGCCTACCGGCTGCTGGGGAGTGTGGCTGATGCCGAGGACGTGACCCAGGATGTGTGGTTGCGGGCGGCCGGAGCGGATCTGCGGGACATCGGTGATCTGCGGGCCTGGCTGGTGACGGTGGCCGCGCGGCGGTCGTACGACATTCTCAAGAGTGCCCGCTTCCGTCGGGAGAGCTATGTCGGGCCGTGGCTGCCGGAGCCGCTGCTGACGGGGCCGGACGCGTCGCAGCCGGTACTCGTCGATGAATCCGTCAGCTCGGCGATGCTGCTGATCATGGAAGAGCTGAGCCCGCCGGAGCGGGTGGCTTTCGTCCTGCACGATGTCTTCGGTCTTGAGTTCGGCAAGATCGCCGAAGTGCTGGACGTCTCCGTGCCGGGCGCCCGGCAGCTCGCCTCGCGGGCGCGACGGCGGGTGGCCAAGGCGAAACAGTCCATGCCGCAGGCGTCGAAGGCGGAGCGCGAACGCGTCCTCGCGGTTTTCCGCGCCGCGTACGAGGCCGGGGACCTGGCCGGCTTGGTCAGGCTCCTGCACCCGGACGCCGTCTTCGTCACCGACGGCGGCGGCAAGGCATTCGCGGCACGCAAGCTCATCCACGGCGGCGAGCGCGTTGCCGAGGTCATGGTGCGTGTGGGACGCCGGTGGCGTCCGGACCGTATCGCCTTCGCTGAAGTCGGCGGCGAGCTCGCCCTGGTGTCCTACCGCGAAGGCCGGGTCCAGTCCGTGGACACGGTCCAGATCACAGACGGTCTGATCACCACGTACCGCAGGGTCATCAATCCCGACAAACTCGTGCGCGTCTGA
- a CDS encoding flavodoxin family protein encodes MTTPAPAASSAAAVPPVVAIAHHSGFGHTSVLAEAVREGAADTGATVHLVKVDEITEEQWALLDTADAIVFGSPTYMGTASGAFHVFAEATSKRWATRAWQDKLAAGFTNSGSKSGDKLHTLQFFSVLAAQHGMHWINLGLPSGWHSTTASENDLNRLGFYLGAGAQTDTDRGPDGVHEADIATAEHLGRRVAAQAAVYAAGRAAVAA; translated from the coding sequence ATGACCACGCCTGCCCCGGCCGCTTCTTCCGCCGCTGCCGTCCCGCCGGTCGTCGCCATCGCCCATCACTCGGGCTTCGGCCACACCTCGGTGCTGGCCGAAGCGGTGCGCGAGGGCGCCGCCGACACCGGGGCGACCGTCCACCTGGTCAAGGTCGACGAGATCACCGAGGAGCAGTGGGCGCTGCTCGACACCGCCGACGCGATCGTCTTCGGCTCGCCGACCTACATGGGCACCGCGTCCGGCGCCTTCCACGTCTTCGCCGAGGCCACCTCGAAGCGCTGGGCGACCCGCGCCTGGCAGGACAAGCTGGCGGCCGGCTTCACCAACTCCGGTTCAAAGAGCGGCGACAAGCTGCACACCCTGCAGTTCTTCTCCGTGCTGGCCGCCCAGCACGGAATGCACTGGATCAACCTCGGCCTGCCGTCCGGCTGGCACTCCACCACCGCCTCCGAGAACGACCTCAACCGCCTCGGCTTCTACCTGGGCGCTGGCGCGCAGACCGACACCGACCGGGGCCCGGACGGCGTCCACGAGGCCGACATAGCCACCGCCGAACACCTCGGCCGGCGAGTCGCCGCCCAGGCCGCGGTGTACGCCGCCGGTCGCGCCGCGGTCGCCGCCTGA